The Armatimonadota bacterium genome includes a region encoding these proteins:
- a CDS encoding KH domain-containing protein, which yields MPGADLRALVEYLVRGLVDDPGAVGVRATERDRLVIIEIRVAVGDLGKVIGRRGRIVGAIRTLARAAALPDGRRVMVEIVQNRNTG from the coding sequence ATGCCAGGAGCTGATCTGCGGGCGTTGGTCGAGTATCTGGTCCGGGGGTTGGTGGACGACCCCGGGGCGGTCGGTGTGCGGGCAACGGAGCGTGACCGCCTTGTGATCATAGAGATCCGAGTGGCCGTAGGAGATCTGGGCAAGGTGATCGGCCGCCGCGGGCGCATCGTGGGCGCGATTCGCACCCTGGCCCGGGCCGCAGCCCTGCCCGATGGCCGGCGCGTGATGGTGGAGATCGTGCAGAATCGCAACACGGGATGA
- the rpsP gene encoding 30S ribosomal protein S16, translated as MAVKIRLMRIGAKHQPSYRVVVADSKAPRGGRYLEALGHYNPRTEPSTIQIDETKARSWLDRGARPSGAARVLLVKTGILPRWEAGRSGGA; from the coding sequence ATGGCCGTGAAGATCCGACTCATGCGAATAGGCGCCAAGCACCAACCGTCGTACCGCGTGGTGGTGGCCGACTCAAAGGCCCCGAGGGGCGGCAGGTACCTGGAGGCGCTCGGGCACTACAACCCCAGGACCGAGCCCTCGACGATACAGATTGACGAGACGAAGGCGCGCTCGTGGCTCGACCGGGGCGCCCGGCCCTCGGGGGCGGCCCGCGTGCTGCTGGTGAAGACCGGCATCCTCCCTCGCTGGGAGGCCGGTCGCTCCGGCGGCGCGTAG
- a CDS encoding signal recognition particle protein, translating to MFEALQSRLGEIVRKIAGRGVLNLQDVDAALREVRMALLEADVNFRVARDFVEAIRAAAVGQEVWKHLSPGQQVVKIVHQELIRLLGGGARDLRLASAPPTIILLIGLHGVGKTTTAGKLAGYLRRRGRAPLLVATDLKRPAAIRQLEVVGDQVEVPVFAHHGEKDPVSVARAAVEAAVAGGHDVVIVDSAGRLHVDDELMAELAAMHSALAPHETLLVLDAMAGQDAVRMAEQFGARIPLDGVVLTKLDGDARGGAALSVVATVGRPILFVGVGERPDALERFHPDRMASRILGMGDVLTLIERVEATVSAEAAAELERKLRRHQFTFADFLEQLRQVRQMGPLDQLLEMIPGFARIREAGASVDEGQLRRVEAMIQSMTPQERDTPAVIDGSRRRRIARGSGVSVQEVNRLLKQFEQVRRLVRHADEHGRDSRRRPFLPRGGPVD from the coding sequence GTGTTTGAGGCGCTGCAGTCAAGATTGGGGGAGATCGTCCGCAAGATCGCCGGCCGCGGGGTGTTGAACCTCCAGGACGTTGACGCGGCATTACGGGAGGTGCGGATGGCCCTGCTTGAGGCCGACGTGAACTTCCGCGTCGCCCGTGACTTCGTCGAGGCGATCCGCGCGGCGGCGGTTGGGCAGGAGGTGTGGAAGCACCTGAGCCCTGGCCAGCAGGTGGTCAAGATCGTGCACCAGGAGCTGATCCGTCTCCTGGGAGGAGGGGCGCGCGATCTGCGCCTGGCATCAGCGCCTCCCACGATCATCCTGCTGATCGGTCTACACGGCGTGGGTAAGACCACGACCGCCGGCAAGCTGGCCGGCTACCTGCGGCGCCGGGGCCGCGCACCCCTCCTGGTGGCCACGGACCTGAAGCGGCCTGCCGCGATCCGGCAGCTCGAGGTGGTGGGAGACCAGGTGGAAGTACCCGTGTTTGCCCATCACGGGGAAAAGGACCCTGTGAGCGTGGCACGTGCCGCGGTGGAGGCGGCCGTTGCCGGTGGACACGACGTGGTCATCGTGGACTCGGCGGGCCGGCTGCACGTGGACGACGAGCTGATGGCCGAGCTCGCCGCGATGCACTCGGCGCTGGCGCCGCACGAGACGTTGCTGGTGCTGGACGCGATGGCCGGGCAGGACGCGGTGCGCATGGCCGAGCAGTTCGGCGCGCGCATACCGCTGGACGGCGTGGTGCTCACGAAACTCGATGGCGATGCCCGCGGGGGAGCGGCGCTTTCGGTCGTGGCCACGGTCGGCAGGCCGATCCTGTTCGTGGGGGTGGGAGAGCGGCCCGATGCGCTGGAGCGGTTTCACCCCGACCGCATGGCCTCCCGCATCCTTGGGATGGGCGATGTCCTTACGCTGATCGAGCGGGTGGAGGCGACCGTCTCGGCCGAGGCAGCCGCCGAGCTTGAGCGAAAGCTGCGGCGGCATCAGTTCACCTTCGCCGACTTCCTGGAGCAACTGCGCCAGGTTCGCCAGATGGGGCCGCTCGACCAACTGCTCGAGATGATTCCGGGCTTCGCCCGTATCCGTGAGGCCGGCGCGTCCGTGGACGAAGGGCAGCTGCGTCGGGTCGAGGCCATGATCCAGTCCATGACGCCGCAGGAGCGCGACACACCGGCGGTCATTGACGGCAGCCGCCGCCGCCGCATCGCGCGGGGGAGCGGCGTATCCGTGCAGGAAGTAAACCGGTTGTTGAAGCAGTTCGAGCAAGTGCGCCGGCTCGTGCGGCACGCGGACGAGCACGGCCGGGACAGCAGGAGGCGTCCATTCCTCCCCAGGGGAGGGCCGGTGGACTAG
- a CDS encoding methyltransferase — MERALADRDRANRMFDAYGALLTAQQQHLLRRYYQDDLSLGEIAAEMSVTRQAIHDGLRRALVAMERLEGALGLAARQDHYSTSVPRSVPRTREQRVELRGRAWVFRSVSGVFAHRRFDAGTRLLIEAMEVRRGDRILDLGCGYGAIGLVAAALATRGRAWLVDLNRRAARLAHANAAAHGLTNVCVLVGDGAAPFRDGSVDLVLTNPPIRAGRRVVTQFIEGAWRVLRPGGRLYMVVRTAQGAKTLASLVAGRFGEARQVRAAEGYRVYEARREHDANEKVTVGV, encoded by the coding sequence ATGGAGCGCGCACTCGCCGACCGCGACCGGGCCAACCGGATGTTCGACGCATACGGGGCGCTGCTGACCGCGCAGCAGCAGCACCTCCTGCGCCGCTACTACCAGGACGACCTCTCGCTAGGCGAGATCGCCGCGGAGATGAGCGTGACGCGGCAGGCAATCCACGACGGCCTGCGCAGGGCGCTGGTGGCGATGGAACGGTTGGAAGGGGCTCTGGGGCTCGCGGCGCGGCAGGATCACTACTCCACGAGCGTGCCGCGTTCGGTGCCGAGGACGCGGGAGCAGAGGGTGGAACTGCGCGGCCGGGCCTGGGTCTTCCGGTCGGTTTCAGGTGTCTTCGCGCACCGCCGCTTCGACGCCGGGACACGCCTGCTGATAGAGGCAATGGAGGTCCGCCGCGGTGATCGCATCCTGGACCTGGGATGCGGCTACGGGGCGATCGGTCTGGTGGCGGCCGCGCTTGCAACGCGCGGCCGCGCGTGGCTGGTGGATCTCAACAGGCGCGCCGCGCGGCTGGCACACGCCAACGCCGCGGCGCACGGGCTGACCAACGTCTGCGTGCTGGTAGGCGACGGCGCCGCCCCGTTCAGGGACGGTTCCGTTGACCTGGTGCTCACCAATCCGCCCATACGGGCCGGGCGCCGGGTCGTGACCCAGTTCATTGAAGGGGCGTGGCGGGTGCTGAGGCCTGGTGGCCGGCTCTACATGGTCGTGCGCACAGCACAGGGAGCCAAGACGCTGGCAAGTCTTGTGGCCGGGCGGTTCGGCGAGGCACGCCAGGTGCGGGCGGCCGAGGGATATCGCGTCTACGAGGCCCGGCGCGAGCACGATGCGAACGAGAAGGTAACCGTCGGTGTTTGA
- the ftsY gene encoding signal recognition particle-docking protein FtsY, which yields MSSETPGWIARLRTSLGRTREAISSRLDALLLAPLDDAFFAGLEEVLIQADVGAALSAEVVERLRREPGARTAEAVRAALGTVLRDLLGTPGSLRLDPPPAVVLVLGVNGSGKTTTIGKLAFRMRQEDRRVMMAAADTFRAAAIEQLELWGERVGVPVIRHKAGADPAAVVFDAAQAAMARSADVLIVDTAGRLHTKVNLMEELKKMDRVVARALPGSPVERLLVLDAGTGQNGLAQARRFHEAVGLTGVVLAKLDGTAKGGIAVAVTRDLGVPIAFVGTGEGLEDLVPFDPAAFVDALLAA from the coding sequence GTGTCGTCCGAGACCCCTGGCTGGATTGCCCGGCTGCGCACCTCGCTTGGGCGCACGCGCGAGGCGATCTCCTCGCGTCTCGATGCCCTCCTGCTGGCACCCCTTGACGACGCGTTCTTCGCCGGCCTGGAGGAGGTGCTCATTCAGGCTGACGTGGGCGCTGCTCTGAGTGCCGAGGTCGTGGAGCGGCTGCGCCGCGAACCTGGGGCCCGCACCGCCGAGGCGGTCCGCGCCGCGCTTGGAACGGTTCTGCGCGACCTGCTGGGCACGCCTGGTTCGTTGCGCCTCGATCCGCCTCCGGCTGTGGTGTTGGTTCTGGGCGTGAACGGTTCGGGCAAGACCACGACGATCGGCAAGCTTGCCTTCAGGATGCGCCAGGAAGACCGCCGCGTCATGATGGCGGCGGCAGACACCTTCCGTGCCGCGGCCATCGAGCAGCTCGAACTGTGGGGCGAGAGGGTGGGTGTTCCGGTCATCCGGCATAAGGCAGGAGCAGACCCGGCCGCCGTGGTCTTCGATGCCGCCCAGGCAGCGATGGCGAGGAGTGCGGATGTGCTCATCGTGGACACCGCCGGCCGGCTGCACACCAAGGTCAACCTCATGGAGGAGCTCAAGAAGATGGACCGGGTGGTGGCACGCGCGCTGCCCGGATCGCCGGTCGAGCGCCTGCTGGTTCTGGACGCCGGCACGGGCCAGAACGGCCTGGCCCAGGCGCGCCGCTTCCACGAGGCGGTGGGCCTGACCGGTGTCGTTCTCGCCAAGCTCGACGGGACCGCGAAGGGCGGGATCGCCGTGGCCGTCACCCGGGACCTGGGCGTCCCGATCGCCTTCGTCGGCACCGGGGAGGGTCTGGAGGATCTCGTGCCGTTCGATCCCGCCGCCTTTGTTGACGCGCTCCTGGCAGCGTAG